The sequence GCTGCCGGCTGACGCGGTGCTGCCGGACGCGAAGGGGCTGCGCGGCCCGCTCAGCTGTCTGAGCCACGCGCGCTACGGCATCGTCTGGGGATCCATGGGGGCGGCGCGGTCCAGCTTCGAGTCGGCCCTCGACTACGCGCGGACCCGGGAGCAGTTCGGCCGTCCGATCGGCGGTTTCCAGCTCACCCAGGCCAAGCTGGCCGACATGGCCCTGGAGCTGCACAAGGGCATCCTGCTCGCCCACCACCTGGGCCGCCGGATGGACGCGGGCGGCCTCCGGCCGGAACAGGTCAGCTTCGGCAAGCTCAACAACGTGCGGGAGGCGATCGAGATCTGCCGCACCTCGCGCACGATCCTCGGGGCCAACGGAATCTCGCTGGAGTACCCGGTCATGCGGCACGCGACGAACCTGGAGTCGGTGCTCACCTACGAGGGCACCGTGGAGATGCACCAGTTGGTACTGGGCAAGGCGCTCACCGGTCTCGACGCCTTCCGGTGACGGAGGTGCGCCGTGACGCGCACGCCGGCCGGCGGCGTTGACCGGAACTTTCCGGCGAGCGCCCTGCTCAGCTCTGGTTGAAGAAGCCGTCGGTCCTGCGGCCGGCGGCTTCGCCCGCCACCACCTGGGTGTCGGCGGGGGAGAGCAGGAAGACCCGGGTGGCCACCCGGTCGATCGAGCCGCGCAGACCGAAGATCAGCCCGGCGGCGAAGTCCACCACGCGCTTGGCGTCGGCGGGGTCCATGGCCGTGAGGTTGACGATCACCGGGACGCCGTCCCGGAAGAGCTCGCCGATGGCCCGGGCGTCCCGGAAGCTGTCCGGGGTCACGGTGGCGATCCGGCGGTCCTGCTCCTCGGCCGCCTCGGCGGCCACCTGCACCCGCGGGTCGGTGGCCCAGGCCGCCTGGTGGCCCGTGCCGGTCTCCGCGCCCTCGTTGTACTCGTCGTCGTAGTACCGCTCGTCGCTGTCCTCCACGAGGCCCAGCCAGGCACTCGCCTTGCGCACCGATCCCATGGACGCCTCCTCTCACCGCGGTTCCGTGTCGTTCCGCATCTCTTTCGTATCCCTATGGTCGTCCATGATGCGGATAGCGCGCCAAGTAGATAGTCGGCTCGCAGGCGATTCGTGACGCTACTGGTGCAGAGGATGTGGCGATTCGTCAGGGTTCGCCCCGCATAAGGGGGGTTGCGAAAAGAAAATATGACGCTTCGAGCCGTACGGGTGATCCTGCCGACGGACGGGTGAACGGGTGGCTGGATACGATGCACGACGCCTCGGTGCGCGAGCGTCGCGCACCGGCTGAACGGCTCCCGGGGGATCGTCGTGTTCGGAATGGTCAGGCCTTGCATCCACCGCCTCTCCGAAGGCCTCAGGGTCGAGTGGACCGCCCATCTCTGCGGTCTCTGCCTGGCTCTGAGGGCGGATCACGGACAGTTCGCCCGTATCGTCACGAACTATGACGGCCTCATCGTCTCCGTCCTGACGGAGGCTCAGACGGGTCTCGCCGCCGGCGGACGACGCACCGCGGGCCCCTGCCCGCTGCGCGCCATGCGCACCGCGCCGGTCGCCCAGGGGGAGGGGGCCAAGCTCGCCGCCGCCGTCTCGCTCGTCCTGGCCTCGGCCAAGGTGCGCGACCACGTCGCGGACCGGGACGGGCTGTTGGCCCGCCGCCCGGTCGCCGCCGCCGCGCGCCGGGTAGCCGCGGGGTGGGACCGGGCCGGTGCGCGGACCGGTGCGGCCCTCGGCTTCGACACCGCCCTCCTGGTCGACGCGGTCGACCGGCAGACCGGGATCGAGACGCTCGCCGGGCCCGGTACCCCGCTGCTGACGGTCACCGAACCCACCGAGACCGCCACCGCCGCCGCCTTCGCCCACACCGCCCACCTCGCCGGGAGGCCGCAGAACGCCGCGCCCCTCGCGGAGGCCGGCCGGCTCTTCGGGCGGCTCGCCCACCTGCTGGACGCCGTCGAGGACCGTGAGGCGGACGCCGCGTCGGGCGCCTGGAACCCGCTGACGGCCACCGGCACCCCGCTCGCCGAGGCGCGCCGGCTCTGCGACGACGCGCTGCACGGCGTGCGGCTCGCGCTGCGGGAGGTGGAGTTCACCGACGGCAGGCTCGTCCACGTCCTGCTCGCCCACGAACTGCGCCGCTCGGTCGACCGGGCGTTCGGCACCTCCTCCTGCTCGCACCGGGAGGGTCAGGGGCTGCTGACCCCGGACGGCTCCTTCGGGCCCCCTCCCGGCCATCCGTACGGTGCGCCGCCCGGCACCCCGCACGCCCCCGGCGGCCCCGGCTCCCCGACCCCTCCGCCGCAGCCGCCCCGCGACCGGCGCGGCCTGATCGCCGGATGCCTGGTCTGGGTCGGGCTCGCCTGCACCTGCCAGATGTGCTGCGGGAGCTTCGAGGACCCCTGGAGCAGGGAGCGGCGGCAGGCGCCGTGCCAGAACTGCGGCGACTGCTGCGAGGCGTGCGACTGCTGCGGCCAGTGCGGCGAGGGCTGCTGCTGTTGCGGCGATTCCTGCGGCTGCGACTGCTGAGGCCCCCGCGGCTGACGCCGGGTCACTTCGTACGCCGGTGGCACGGCATCCCGGGGGCGGGCCGGGGCGGCGGCGCCGACGAGGGTGACGGCGCGGCCGGCCGCGTACGGCGGCGAGGCCGACGGCCGGGGCCGGGCCTGGCGCGGCGAACCTCCTTGAGCGGCCAGCGGCCAGCGGCCAGCGGCCGCTCGTGGCTTGCCGCCGTTCTCTGTTTGCCGCCAGCCGCCGCTCGTCGCTGCCCGCCGCGTGCCGCCGTTTTCTGCTTGCCGCTGCCCGCTGCCGGTCGCCGCTCGTAGCTCGCCGTTTGCCGCCGCCCGCCGCCGTCCCGCCGCTCGCCGCCGCGCCTCGCCGAGGCCGAGCGGCATTTCCCGCGGTCGCACCCCGGCCTCCCGGTGCCCGTATGGAAAGGTTGACCGCATGAGCACGGACGCACACCAGCAGGAACAGGGCGGCGGCGGGCCGGACGCCGCGCGGGACTGGCAGCGGTGGCACGCGGGGCGCGTCGTCGCCGTCGCCGCCCCGTACGGCCCGCTCTCACTCACCGGAACCCACTGGCTCTCCGACTACCCGGAAGGGCGAATTCCGGCCGTCCCCGGTCACTGGCGCGAGGACGGCGACCACGTGGTCCTCACCGCCGCGGCCGAGGAGGGCGTCGTCGTCGACGGAAAGCCCCTGACCGGTGAGGTCCGGCTCGGCGCGGACCGCGGCCCCATCGACGACTCCCGGGTCGCGCAGGGGGCGCGGCGTCTCGTGGTCCTGCGTCGCGAAGGACTCTGGGCGGTACGGGACTTCGACCCGGGGTCCCCGGCCCGGCATGCCTTCTCGACCATCGAGGCCACCCCGTACGACCCCCGCTGGGCGCTGCCCGGGACCTTCCGCCCGTCCGCCGGCCGGACCGTGCGGGTCGCCAACGCGGACGGGGTCGAGCGCGGTCTCGGGCTCGGCGGGGAGATCGCCTTCACGGTGGACGGGCGGGAGCACACGCTCCAGGTCGCGGTCGAGCCCGACGGCTCGCTGTGGGCCGTCTTCGCCGATGCGACCAGCGGGAACGGTAGCTACCGCTTCCGCTTCCTGCGGCCCGGCGCGCCCGCCGCCGACGGCAGCGTGAGCGTCGACTTCAATCGCGCGCTGCTGCCGCCGTGCGCCTTCGCCGACCACTTCATCTGCCCCTTCCCGCCCCCGGGCAACACGCTCACCGTGGCGGTTCCGGCGGGGGAGCGGAACCGGGTCGACGCCTGACCCGCGTGAGACCCCTCCGGCCCCGGCCGCCCGCGGCTCCCGGGGCCGGAGGCGTGGGGGACCCGTGTGGCCGAAAGGCATTCTTGCGCCGCCCTTCCGGGGGCCTCGATACTCCGGTCAGCGATTGTCAGGGGCACGGCAAGTCCGGAATCCGGGCAGGCCCCCGACTGCGCCTCAAGGGCCCGCCACCCCACAGGTGGGCCCCCGATTCCCCTCGGAGGAACCCGACGTGAGGATCAAGCGCACCAACAACCGCTCCACCACGGCGAGACGCGTCCGCTCCACGGCCGTCCTCGCGGGGCTCGCCGCCGTCGCGGCCATGGCCATCCCCACCGCGAACGCCGAAACCCCCCGAACGTTCAGCGCCAACCAGCTGACCGCGGCGAGCGACGCCGTGCTCGGCGCCGACATCGCGGGCACCGCCTGGAACATCGACCCGCAGACCAAGCGCCTCGTCGTCACCGTCGACAGCACGGTCTCGCAGGCGGAGATCAACCGGATCAGGAAGTCGGCGGGCGCCAACGCCGACGCACTGCGGATCGAACGCACCCCCGGCAAGTTCACCAAGCTGATCTCCGGCGGCGACGCGATCTACTCGAGCACCGGACGCTGCTCCCTCGGCTTCAACGTCCGCCGCGGCAGTACCTATTACTTCCTCACCGCCGGTCACTGCACCGACGGTGCGTCCACCTGGTGGGCCAACTCGGCCCGTACCACGGTGCTCGGCACGACCGCCGGATCGAGCTTCCCGAACAACGACTACGGCATCGTGCGCTACACCAACAGCAGCATCACCAAGAGCGGCACCGTCGGCAACCAGGACATCACCAGCGCCGCCAACGCCACGGTCGGCATGTCCGTCACCCGTCGCGGCTCCACCACCGGCACGCACAGCGGTTCGGTCACCGGACTCAACGCCACCGTCAACTACGGGGGCGGCGACGTCGTCTACGGCATGATCCGCACCAACGTGTGCGCCGAGCCCGGCGACTCCGGCGGCCCGCTCTACTCCGGCACCCGGGCGATCGGTCTCACCTCCGGCGGCAGCGGCAACTGCTCCTCCGGTGGCACGACCTTCTTCCAGCCGGTCGTGGAAGCCCTGAACGCGTACGGCGTCAGCGTGTACTGACCGGCACCGCCGATCAGGTACGGCCCTGTCCGTACAAACGTGCCCCCGTCCGGAATTCCGGACGGGGGCTCCCGTTCGCCGGGCAGCTCTTGAGAGGATGTCGCCACGACGGACGGTCGGGACGGGGCGGGGCGGCAGGGAGTGCGGGAGCGCTCCGGGGTGCGCCGCCGGCATCAGGGGGTAGCAGGTCCGTGTATCGCATCGGAGTGACCGGTCACCGCTCCATCCCCGCCGAGGCTGAAGCGGATGTGCTCGCCGGAATGCGGGCCGCGCTGTGCGGCTTCGACCGTGCCACCCAGGCACTCTCCAGTCTGGCCGTCGGCGCGGACCAGCTCTTCGCCGACCTCGCTCTCACCTGCGGCGCCGAACTCACCGCCGTGATCCCCAGTGGGGACTACGAGGCATGCTTCGACAACGCGGCCGACCTCGCCCGCTACCGGACGCTCAAGGCGCGCGCGGCGCGGGAGGTCCGGCTCGGCTTCCCGCACTCCACCGACGAGGCGTACTACGCGGCGGGCGCCTACATCGCCGACCACTGCGACCGGCTGCTCGCGGTCTGGGACGGCCTCCCCGCCCGGGGCCTCGGCGGTACGGGCGACATCGTGACGTACGCCCGCACGCTGGGCCGCCCGGTCACCGTGATCTGGCGCGACGGGGTGCTGCGCGGCTGACCGGTGCCGGGGCGACGGCATCCTGTGCGGCGTGCCCCGGGCCGGGCCCGGCTGGTCCGAGGTGGCTCGGGGCGGGGGGCCACACGCGGCGCCGGACTGCCGGAGGGGCGTACACGGTGCCCGGCCGGCCTGTGGCCGTACGGGGTCCAGAACCCAGCCGGGTGCTGTACGCGGTGCCCGGCCGGGCCAGTGGCGCACGCGGTCCAGGAGTCGGCCAGGGGGTAACACGCGATGCAGGGCCCGGTCAGGGGGCAACACACGGTGCACGACCCGGTCAGCGCACGCACGCGGTGCCCGGCCGGCAGCGGATCGGCGGCCGATCGGCGTGCGGCCGCGGGCCGCCGAAGGCATCCCCCAAGGGGCGAGACCGAGTTCGGGTCACGGGCTGCGAGAACGGGGCGTCACACGCGGTGCCGGACCAGCCAGTCCGTGTGCTCGGGCGACACGATCCGCTCCGTCTCGAACACCGCCGCCGGCCAGTGCCGTTCGGTGAGCGTGGTCTCCATGGCGGCCTGCATCGACTCCAGGTCCTGCTCCACCAGCGAGTGCGCCGAGATCAGCGGATGGTGCCGGCGCATCTCGTTCCAGGCGAGACAGGCCGCCGCGGCAGCGGACAGCGCTCCCGTCAGGCCGAACGACCGGCCCACCCCGAAGACCTGGAGCACGCTCAGCGCCAGCGCCGGGAGCGTCAGCGCGACGATGGCGCCGGACCACATGAGGGCCCCGTGCCGGGAGGCGTGCCGGCGACGGCGGTACCAACGGCGCTGTTCGATGAGCCGGTCCCGGACATATGTCTCCTTGCGGACCGTGTAGGCCTTGTTCCGTAACGCGCGCATGGACTCCGTGATGAGGCCGCCGGAATCCGGCAGTTCCTCGCGCGGGTCGGCCCAGCCCACCTTCCGCAGCTCCTGGAGGCCGTCCTCCACACGATTGGCGAACAGCGCCTCCGGGTGCTCGGACGCGCTGTCGAACGGGGCGCCGTGCACCGCGTAACGCCAGCAGTTCGACTTGATGAACTCGGCTGCGGAGCGGTTGAGTTGCCAATGCGACTTTGCTTTGCGCTGGGAGGCGAGGAAGGTCGTGAAGAGCACGCCCAGATAGGCCAGCACCGCCGCGCCGTACAGCGCCCGGGTCGCGGGCCCGTCATCGGCGTGCCAGGGCAGCGCGGCGGGCACCGTGCCGGCCACGAGCAGCGCCAGCTGCACCCGGGTGGTGTTCACGGCCTCGCGCTGGCGGGCCACGGCGACCGCGTCCGTGTGATGGAACAGTTCCGGCAGGTCGTCGTTCCTGAAGACCATGGATCTCAGCGGCTCGGGCAACGCCGTCATGGTCGCCTCCGTCTGCAGTTGTCGTATGACCCGGCAGGCCGGCGCGCCCGTCCCGTCCGGGGCCACGAGAGTAGGGGGGAGGCCGGAGCCCGGCAAGAGCGTCCCGGCCTCTCCGGCAGCTGCCGCGACGAGGTTCGGCCACCTCGGCGCAGGCGTCCTTCCTCGCCGCGCAGGACTGTGGCAGGGTTGCCCAACTGTGGCGAAAATACGGCGAGTTGCTGCCTGAAATTCCGGCGGTGCGATCGCCGTCGGTGAGGGGAGGGGGCATCGTGGTGGACCGGGGGCCAGGGGCGGGCGAGGACGGCGTGCCGATCGCGGACAGCCAGCGCAGGGTGCGCCGCAGCCCGCTGTTCTTCACCGGGCCGCTGGTGCTGCTCGCTGCCCTGGTCCTGATCCTGCTGTGGGAGATCGTCCGGGCGAACGTCTCTCCCGGCGCCCGCGCCGAGTGGCCCTGGCGGCTGCAGATGATGGACATGGAGGCGCTGGGCAGCCTGCTCGCCGTGGCGGCCGGAGCGGTCCTGGCGCGGGCCCAGTACGCCCGCACGGTCCGCCCCTACCTGGGCTGGCGCGGGGCCTGGCGCGAGGGCCTGCTCGCCGACGGGGAACCCGCCTGGCGCGTAGGGGTGCTGAACGGCGGGCAGCACATCGCCGTGATCGAGAAGTGGGAGTGCCGGGCCGTCCTGCGCGGCGCACCCGTCGCCGAGTCGGCGGCGCCCTGGACGGATCTCGCGGAAGCCGTCGAGGTCCTGGCCGCAGGGGGTCTCACGTCCGGCCGGGACTACCGGCTCATCGCCTTCGGGCCGGGCTTCCCCCTGGTCGGAGCCGGAGGGTACGACACCGTGGAGGCAGGGGTGTTCTCCCGGCGTTGCGTCGAGCGGGTGGAGGTGCTCCAGATCCGGGTGCGGGTCACGGACGTCGTCGGCGACAGCCACGAACGTGTTCTGGACTGCATGCGCGGCTCCCGGCCCGCGGACCGCGAGCCGGACGAGGCCCCCTGAGCGCACGACCGGCCGGGAACCGGCGGCATGCCTCTCTCCGGCAGGGGCCGGCGGCCGGCGGAGCGGGTCCCTGCCGACGCCCCCCGCCGGCCGCCCCCCCCGCTCACCCGAGCGGCCCAACGGGAGGTCTGTTTCCGGTTTTTGAATCCGGTGAGAAGGCTGGACCGTCGGCATGTGCAAGGGGCTGAGCGGTAGTAAAGTGCGCGTGCCGGGATGTGTGATGACACGAAATCCGGCGCCCCCATCAATGTCTGGAAACAGACCCCTTCAGGATCCCCCTAGGACGGCCGTGAAGACCTACGGAACCACCCCCGCCTTCGCCTCCGCGAAGACCCGCGCGACCCTCGCGTCCACGGACGCCCGCAGCGCCGAGGCCGCCAGGAAGCTCAGCCGTGTATGCGCTGCGACCACGGACCGTTCGACCCGGATCTCCACCTTCAGTTCGGCTCTCTGAGCAGCCATCAGGAGTGGCTAGAATGAGGGAATGACAGGACCCCTGGTCCCTTTCCGTGAATTCGTTCTCAAGGTGCACTCCCGGTGTGATCTGGCCTGTGATCACTGCTATGTCTACGAACACGCAGATCAGAGTTGGCTGACCCGCCCGAAGGTCATCTCCGACGAGGCGATTTCCTGGACGGCCCGGCGTCTGGCCGAGCACGCCACGACTCACGCACTTCCCTCCGTCACAGTGATCCTGCACGGCGGAGAACCGCTCCTGGCAGGGCCCGCGCGACTGCGCCGGGTCTGTGAGGAGCTCGGCTCGGCCCTGAACGGCATCGCTGAGCTGGACCTCAGGATCCACACCAACGGCGTCCAGCTCAGCCCCCGCTATCTCGACCTCTTCGACGCGTTCCACGTCCGGGTCGGGATCTCCCTCGACGGCGACCGCGCCGCCAACGACCGCCACCGCCGCTTCGCCGACGGGCGCAGCAGCCACCCGATGGTGATGCGAGCGGTCGGCCTGCTCCGTGAGGAGCGCTACCGTCATCTGGATCTCGGCCTGCTGTGCACCGTCGACATCCACAACGACCCGGTGGCCGTGCACGACGCCCTCGCCGCCCTCGGGCCTCCGCTCGTCGACTTCCTGCTGCCGCACGCGACCTGGGACGACCCGCCCGCGCGGCCGGACGGCTCGCCCACCGCGTACGCCGCATGGCTCCTCGCGGTCTTCGACCGCTGGTCGGAGCGGGGCCGCCCCATGCCCGTGCGGATGTTCTCCTCGGTGCTCTCCACCCTGAGCGGTGGTCCCAGCCTCACCGAGTCCCTGGGCCTCGCCCCCACCGATCTGGTCGTCATCGAGACCGACGGGACGCTGGAGCAGGTCGATTCGCTCAAGAGCGCCTACGAGGGCGCCGCCTCCACCGGGTTCGACGTCTTCCGCAACAGCTTCGACGAGGTCGCCGCCCACCCCGGCGTCCGGGCGCGGCAGCTCGGGCTGGCCGGGGTCAGCGAGACCTGCCGCCGTTGCCCCGTCGTACGTTCATGCGGCGGTGGGCTCTACACCCACCGCTACCGCTCCGGTACCGGCTTCGACAACCCGTCGGTCTACTGCCACGACCTGGCCGCCCTGATCCAGGGCATCGAGGAACGGACGACCGCCGCCGCCGAGTCGTCCGCCGTCCGGGTGCCGGACGCGTTGCTCGCCGCCCAGCAGGACCTGACGCGGACCCTGCTCGCGGTGGTCCACGACACCCTCGACGGGCGGGGCGGAGAGCTCTGGGACGAGGCCTGGAGGCTGGCGGCGGAGGTGGAGGCCGAGGAATCGGGGGCGGAGGCGCTCGACGCCGTGCTCGCGCACCCCTATACCCGTACCTGGCTGCTCGATGCCCTGGAGGACGTCCGGGCCGGGCGCGCCCTGACAGGGCCTGCCGCCGAACGGCTCTCCACCACCGTGGCCGCCGCCGCGGTGCGGGCCCGGATCGACGTGCCCGTTCCGGTTGCGTACCGCGACGGACGCCTGTATCTGCCCACCCTCGGCACGGCGGTCCTCGGCGGTCCGGGAGCCCGGGGCACGGCGACGGTGCGCGTCGCCGGCG is a genomic window of Streptomyces sp. YPW6 containing:
- a CDS encoding DUF1684 domain-containing protein yields the protein MSTDAHQQEQGGGGPDAARDWQRWHAGRVVAVAAPYGPLSLTGTHWLSDYPEGRIPAVPGHWREDGDHVVLTAAAEEGVVVDGKPLTGEVRLGADRGPIDDSRVAQGARRLVVLRREGLWAVRDFDPGSPARHAFSTIEATPYDPRWALPGTFRPSAGRTVRVANADGVERGLGLGGEIAFTVDGREHTLQVAVEPDGSLWAVFADATSGNGSYRFRFLRPGAPAADGSVSVDFNRALLPPCAFADHFICPFPPPGNTLTVAVPAGERNRVDA
- a CDS encoding DUF5685 family protein encodes the protein MFGMVRPCIHRLSEGLRVEWTAHLCGLCLALRADHGQFARIVTNYDGLIVSVLTEAQTGLAAGGRRTAGPCPLRAMRTAPVAQGEGAKLAAAVSLVLASAKVRDHVADRDGLLARRPVAAAARRVAAGWDRAGARTGAALGFDTALLVDAVDRQTGIETLAGPGTPLLTVTEPTETATAAAFAHTAHLAGRPQNAAPLAEAGRLFGRLAHLLDAVEDREADAASGAWNPLTATGTPLAEARRLCDDALHGVRLALREVEFTDGRLVHVLLAHELRRSVDRAFGTSSCSHREGQGLLTPDGSFGPPPGHPYGAPPGTPHAPGGPGSPTPPPQPPRDRRGLIAGCLVWVGLACTCQMCCGSFEDPWSRERRQAPCQNCGDCCEACDCCGQCGEGCCCCGDSCGCDC
- a CDS encoding S1 family peptidase translates to MRIKRTNNRSTTARRVRSTAVLAGLAAVAAMAIPTANAETPRTFSANQLTAASDAVLGADIAGTAWNIDPQTKRLVVTVDSTVSQAEINRIRKSAGANADALRIERTPGKFTKLISGGDAIYSSTGRCSLGFNVRRGSTYYFLTAGHCTDGASTWWANSARTTVLGTTAGSSFPNNDYGIVRYTNSSITKSGTVGNQDITSAANATVGMSVTRRGSTTGTHSGSVTGLNATVNYGGGDVVYGMIRTNVCAEPGDSGGPLYSGTRAIGLTSGGSGNCSSGGTTFFQPVVEALNAYGVSVY
- a CDS encoding DUF4231 domain-containing protein — its product is MTALPEPLRSMVFRNDDLPELFHHTDAVAVARQREAVNTTRVQLALLVAGTVPAALPWHADDGPATRALYGAAVLAYLGVLFTTFLASQRKAKSHWQLNRSAAEFIKSNCWRYAVHGAPFDSASEHPEALFANRVEDGLQELRKVGWADPREELPDSGGLITESMRALRNKAYTVRKETYVRDRLIEQRRWYRRRRHASRHGALMWSGAIVALTLPALALSVLQVFGVGRSFGLTGALSAAAAACLAWNEMRRHHPLISAHSLVEQDLESMQAAMETTLTERHWPAAVFETERIVSPEHTDWLVRHRV
- a CDS encoding cell division protein SepF translates to MGSVRKASAWLGLVEDSDERYYDDEYNEGAETGTGHQAAWATDPRVQVAAEAAEEQDRRIATVTPDSFRDARAIGELFRDGVPVIVNLTAMDPADAKRVVDFAAGLIFGLRGSIDRVATRVFLLSPADTQVVAGEAAGRRTDGFFNQS
- the fxsB gene encoding radical SAM/SPASM protein FxsB, inactivated metallohydrolase extension form, which gives rise to MTGPLVPFREFVLKVHSRCDLACDHCYVYEHADQSWLTRPKVISDEAISWTARRLAEHATTHALPSVTVILHGGEPLLAGPARLRRVCEELGSALNGIAELDLRIHTNGVQLSPRYLDLFDAFHVRVGISLDGDRAANDRHRRFADGRSSHPMVMRAVGLLREERYRHLDLGLLCTVDIHNDPVAVHDALAALGPPLVDFLLPHATWDDPPARPDGSPTAYAAWLLAVFDRWSERGRPMPVRMFSSVLSTLSGGPSLTESLGLAPTDLVVIETDGTLEQVDSLKSAYEGAASTGFDVFRNSFDEVAAHPGVRARQLGLAGVSETCRRCPVVRSCGGGLYTHRYRSGTGFDNPSVYCHDLAALIQGIEERTTAAAESSAVRVPDALLAAQQDLTRTLLAVVHDTLDGRGGELWDEAWRLAAEVEAEESGAEALDAVLAHPYTRTWLLDALEDVRAGRALTGPAAERLSTTVAAAAVRARIDVPVPVAYRDGRLYLPTLGTAVLGGPGARGTATVRVAGEGFLVRRPGDAPGAELRVVPPHEGPHWHPVRVLRQGAAPALLLDDLDPFRDCFDAPAAGRLAPEAVDTWAHRFAEAWELLADAVPEQAAEAARTLTTVTPLAAGGARPGRHGYGALGGAAHDVPEELALGLLSGFRRAKLRALGEVTDLYALDGTWDHRTPWGSEHVPFSRLLAETFERAGLGLYDPRFLTGVPEALDMIENAAEVTVDGKQLIAAVRKEISGTRSAAGRKRGRSLSPSGPGGERSGV